The following are encoded in a window of Chloroflexia bacterium SDU3-3 genomic DNA:
- the larE gene encoding ATP-dependent sacrificial sulfur transferase LarE, with translation MATLDEKYALLLDQLRGLGSALVAFSGGVDSTVLLQAAHEALGDRAIAVTADSETYPREELAEARELAALIGCEHLVVHTNELENPGYAANAPDRCYYCKKTLFSELEPIAAERGVAAILYGAMADDVGDHRPGHRAAHEFRVLSPLLDAGIGKSEIRALAQRMRLPNWNKPSYACLSSRIAYGEQVTAEKLRVLDEAERFVRGLGLSQFRVRHHDTLARLELLPDEMPLAMEHRDAIVARLKELGYIYVTLDLQGFRSGSMNEPRKAKGQTIELII, from the coding sequence ATGGCAACGCTTGATGAAAAATACGCCCTGCTGCTCGACCAGCTGCGCGGGCTTGGGTCGGCGCTGGTGGCGTTCTCGGGCGGGGTGGATAGCACCGTGCTGCTGCAGGCCGCCCACGAGGCCCTGGGCGACCGCGCCATCGCGGTGACGGCGGACTCGGAGACCTACCCGCGCGAGGAGCTGGCCGAGGCCCGCGAGCTGGCCGCCCTGATCGGCTGCGAGCACCTGGTGGTGCACACCAACGAGCTGGAGAACCCCGGCTACGCGGCCAACGCGCCCGACCGCTGCTACTACTGCAAAAAGACGCTGTTCAGCGAGCTTGAGCCGATCGCCGCCGAGCGCGGCGTCGCCGCCATCCTCTACGGCGCGATGGCCGACGACGTGGGCGACCACCGCCCCGGCCACCGCGCCGCCCACGAGTTCCGCGTGCTCAGCCCGCTGCTGGATGCGGGCATCGGTAAATCCGAGATCCGCGCCCTGGCCCAGCGCATGCGCCTGCCGAACTGGAACAAGCCATCCTACGCCTGCCTCTCCTCGCGCATCGCCTACGGCGAGCAGGTGACCGCCGAAAAGCTGCGCGTGCTGGATGAGGCCGAGCGCTTCGTGCGTGGCCTGGGGCTGAGCCAGTTCCGCGTGCGCCACCACGACACCCTGGCGCGGCTGGAGCTGCTGCCCGACGAGATGCCCCTGGCCATGGAGCACCGCGACGCGATCGTGGCGCGGCTGAAGGAGCTGGGCTACATCTACGTCACGCTCGATCTCCAGGGCTTCCGCAGCGGCAGCATGAACGAGCCGCGCAAGGCCAAGGGCCAGACCATCGAGCTGATCATCTAG
- the larB gene encoding nickel pincer cofactor biosynthesis protein LarB encodes MDHAHLDTFASLDLLRAARTGVPEVVYAENKTPEQTVAIAQRMLDANGRALISRVAPPTLAALEAALGDAVVWERFTTARTVAIHRPGHEVTPNGGAVGVLTAGTSDIPTAEEAAALCREMGCAVHTAYDVGVAGLHRLFEPLRRMLDAPVDAIIVAAGMDGALPSVVAGLVDVPVVGLPTAVGYGFGGGGMGALTSMLQTCAPGLAVVNIDNGIGAGAMAGRIAARAGAARRRAEETNGNA; translated from the coding sequence ATGGATCACGCGCACCTTGATACATTTGCCAGCCTCGATCTGCTGCGCGCCGCCCGCACCGGCGTGCCCGAGGTGGTGTATGCCGAGAACAAAACACCCGAGCAGACCGTGGCCATCGCCCAGCGCATGCTGGACGCCAACGGTCGCGCCCTGATCAGCCGCGTGGCCCCGCCCACCCTGGCCGCGCTTGAGGCAGCCCTGGGCGACGCCGTGGTGTGGGAGCGCTTCACCACCGCGCGCACGGTGGCCATCCATCGCCCCGGCCACGAGGTGACGCCAAACGGCGGCGCGGTGGGCGTGCTGACCGCAGGCACCAGCGACATCCCCACCGCCGAGGAGGCAGCGGCGCTCTGCCGCGAGATGGGCTGCGCCGTGCACACCGCCTACGACGTGGGCGTGGCCGGGCTGCACCGCCTGTTCGAGCCGCTGCGCCGCATGCTGGATGCCCCGGTCGATGCGATCATCGTGGCGGCGGGGATGGATGGCGCGCTGCCCTCGGTGGTGGCCGGGCTGGTGGATGTGCCGGTGGTCGGGCTGCCCACCGCCGTGGGCTACGGCTTCGGCGGCGGCGGCATGGGCGCGCTCACCAGCATGCTGCAGACATGCGCGCCCGGCCTGGCGGTGGTGAATATCGACAATGGCATCGGCGCGGGCGCGATGGCCGGGCGCATCGCGGCGCGGGCGGGCGCGGCCCGCCGCAGAGCGGAGGAGACCAATGGCAACGCTTGA